The following are encoded together in the Pseudomonas sediminis genome:
- a CDS encoding DUF4426 domain-containing protein, with the protein MRRIIPFLIALCLALPAAAERKQSFGDLDVHYSVFNSSFIQPDIASASGLVRSKTQGVINVAVLKAGKPSTAVVGGEVKDLLGKSTALTFRQVTEGEAIYYLAQFPFKTREMLSFTLNVRQGDDAHRITFNQEMFPDD; encoded by the coding sequence ATGCGCCGCATCATTCCCTTCCTGATCGCCCTGTGCCTGGCCCTGCCGGCCGCCGCCGAGCGCAAACAAAGCTTCGGCGATCTCGACGTGCACTACAGCGTGTTCAATTCCAGCTTCATCCAGCCGGATATCGCCAGCGCCTCCGGCCTGGTACGCAGCAAGACCCAGGGCGTGATCAACGTCGCCGTGCTCAAGGCCGGCAAGCCCAGCACTGCAGTGGTCGGTGGCGAGGTGAAGGACCTGTTGGGCAAGAGCACCGCACTGACGTTCCGCCAAGTCACCGAAGGCGAGGCCATCTATTACCTGGCGCAGTTCCCCTTCAAGACCCGCGAAATGCTCAGCTTCACCCTGAACGTGCGCCAGGGTGATGACGCACACCGCATCACCTTCAACCAGGAAATGTTCCCGGATGACTAA
- the rdgB gene encoding RdgB/HAM1 family non-canonical purine NTP pyrophosphatase codes for MTKPVSGFKELVLASHNAGKLKELQAMLGDAVRVRSIGEFSQVEPEEIGLSFVENAILKARNAARISGLPALADDSGLAVDALGGAPGIYSARYADGQGDAANNTKLLDALKDVPDAERGAQFVCALALVRHADDPLPILCEGLWHGSILHEARGEHGFGYDPLFWVPEGECSSAEMPPEQKNRLSHRARAMALLKQRLGLA; via the coding sequence ATGACTAAGCCAGTGAGTGGTTTCAAGGAGCTGGTCCTGGCCAGCCATAACGCCGGCAAGCTCAAGGAGTTGCAGGCCATGCTCGGCGACGCCGTGCGCGTGCGTTCAATTGGCGAATTCAGCCAGGTCGAACCGGAAGAGATCGGCCTGTCGTTCGTCGAGAATGCCATCCTCAAGGCGCGCAACGCCGCGCGCATCTCCGGTTTGCCGGCACTGGCCGACGACTCCGGCCTGGCGGTGGACGCCCTCGGCGGCGCCCCCGGCATCTACTCGGCGCGCTATGCCGATGGCCAGGGCGACGCGGCGAACAACACCAAGCTGCTCGATGCCCTGAAAGACGTGCCGGACGCCGAGCGCGGCGCCCAGTTCGTCTGCGCCCTGGCGCTGGTTCGACATGCCGACGATCCACTGCCGATCCTCTGCGAAGGCCTGTGGCACGGCAGCATCCTGCATGAGGCACGTGGCGAGCACGGCTTCGGCTACGATCCACTGTTCTGGGTGCCGGAAGGTGAGTGCTCCAGCGCCGAAATGCCGCCTGAGCAAAAGAACCGCCTCAGTCACCGCGCCCGCGCCATGGCCCTGCTCAAGCAGCGCCTGGGGCTGGCATGA
- the hemW gene encoding radical SAM family heme chaperone HemW, with protein MSDSAGGSFLLPPLALYIHIPWCVRKCPYCDFNSHAAGPTLPEEEYVDALLADLDIDLQHVHGRQLTSIFFGGGTPSLFSDRALGRLLEGVEQRVGFAPDIEITLEANPGTFEQAKFKGYRALGINRLSIGVQSFQEAKLKALGRIHDGGEAIRAADMARAAGFDNFNLDLMHGLPEQSIEDALFDLRTAISQGPTHLSWYQLTMEPNTVFWSQPPTLPEDDLLWDIQEAGQALLAAEGYAQYEVSAYAKPGKQARHNLNYWTFGDFLGIGAGAHAKLSTRAGRIQRTWKTRLPKDYLDPAKAFQAGERLLEADELPFEFLMNVLRLTEGAPAELFSQRTGLPLQQLEQARREAERQGLLQADPARLAATTKGQLFLNDLLQQFLA; from the coding sequence ATGAGCGATTCCGCTGGCGGGAGTTTCCTGCTCCCGCCCCTGGCGCTCTACATCCACATCCCGTGGTGCGTGCGCAAATGCCCCTACTGCGACTTCAACTCCCACGCCGCCGGGCCGACGCTGCCTGAAGAAGAGTACGTCGACGCGCTGCTGGCCGACCTCGATATCGACCTGCAGCACGTCCATGGCCGGCAACTGACCTCGATCTTCTTCGGCGGCGGCACGCCCAGCCTGTTCTCCGACCGCGCCCTGGGCCGTTTGCTGGAAGGCGTAGAGCAACGTGTCGGCTTTGCGCCGGATATCGAAATCACCCTGGAGGCCAACCCTGGCACCTTCGAGCAAGCCAAGTTCAAGGGCTACCGGGCGCTGGGTATCAATCGCCTGTCTATCGGCGTGCAGAGTTTTCAGGAAGCCAAGCTCAAGGCACTGGGGCGCATCCACGATGGCGGCGAAGCCATCCGCGCTGCCGACATGGCCCGCGCCGCCGGCTTCGACAACTTCAACCTCGATCTGATGCACGGCCTGCCCGAGCAGAGCATCGAGGACGCCCTGTTCGACCTGCGCACCGCCATCAGCCAGGGCCCGACGCACCTGTCCTGGTACCAGCTGACCATGGAGCCGAACACGGTGTTCTGGAGCCAGCCGCCAACGCTTCCCGAGGACGATCTGCTGTGGGATATCCAGGAAGCCGGCCAGGCCCTGCTCGCGGCCGAAGGCTACGCGCAGTACGAAGTGTCCGCCTACGCCAAGCCTGGCAAACAGGCACGACATAACCTCAACTACTGGACTTTTGGTGATTTCCTCGGCATCGGCGCTGGCGCCCACGCCAAGCTGAGCACACGTGCGGGGCGTATCCAGCGCACCTGGAAAACTCGCCTACCGAAGGACTACCTCGACCCAGCCAAGGCATTCCAGGCCGGCGAACGCCTGCTGGAAGCTGACGAGTTGCCCTTCGAGTTTCTGATGAACGTGCTGCGCCTGACCGAAGGTGCACCGGCCGAACTGTTCAGCCAGCGCACTGGCCTGCCTTTGCAGCAGCTCGAACAGGCGCGCCGCGAAGCCGAACGCCAGGGGCTGCTGCAGGCCGATCCAGCCCGCCTGGCAGCTACCACCAAGGGGCAACTGTTCCTCAACGATCTGCTGCAGCAGTTCCTGGCGTAG
- a CDS encoding DUF3392 domain-containing protein, which translates to MDLLLDLIVTLSRWSRSHLSDISLAIMATLLVLFGPAINAWVQRTIGNLNFVLRTLLFVVFCAVGYGLAIVFLTPWLAKGLAHFNNYTLAPVLILIFAVIGILADRN; encoded by the coding sequence ATGGATCTGCTACTGGACCTGATCGTCACCCTTTCGCGCTGGAGCCGCAGCCACCTCAGCGATATTTCCCTGGCCATCATGGCCACGTTGCTGGTGCTGTTCGGCCCCGCCATCAACGCCTGGGTTCAACGCACCATCGGTAATCTCAATTTCGTCCTGCGTACCTTGCTGTTCGTGGTGTTCTGCGCGGTCGGCTATGGCCTGGCCATCGTCTTCCTCACGCCCTGGCTGGCCAAGGGCCTGGCGCACTTCAACAACTACACGCTGGCGCCAGTGCTGATTCTGATCTTCGCGGTCATCGGCATACTCGCCGACCGCAATTAG
- a CDS encoding DUF1329 domain-containing protein yields the protein MLRSVSLLLLTALAFQVQAKVDASQAARLGQDLTPLGGERAGNAAGTIPAWTGGLATPPAGYQPGMHHPDPYAGDKLLYRVDSQNLAQYEPQLPIGLKTLLQENPSFYLRVFPTRRSAAAPQRIYDATRFNAQNAELISGGNGVQGAAAGVPFPLPQTGQEAIWNHVMRYRGDQISMATNQAAVLANGSYNLLKLERDVYFLYGREGVAPQDLDNTLFYYKYKVVAPAKLAGSALVVQETLDQVLAIRKAWRFNRGERRVRRLPMLAYDTLQPDTNGMATADQVDSYNGAPDRYEWQLLGKREMLVPYNSYAVHQKGIPYADILQAKHINPELLRYELHRVWVVEADLRTGFSHPYGKRRFYLDEDSWQILAVDLYDRNGNLIGLQEAHPISYYDVPMFGSTLETIYDLKGGRYFADGLDNNEKMYDFNARLSPRDFTPQALRREGN from the coding sequence GTGTTGAGATCGGTTTCCCTTCTTCTGCTGACTGCCCTGGCGTTTCAGGTCCAGGCCAAGGTCGATGCCAGCCAGGCCGCGCGTCTGGGTCAGGACCTGACACCACTGGGTGGCGAGCGGGCAGGTAATGCTGCCGGCACCATTCCCGCCTGGACGGGCGGCCTGGCGACTCCGCCAGCCGGCTACCAGCCCGGCATGCACCACCCGGACCCATACGCAGGCGACAAACTGCTGTATCGCGTCGACAGCCAGAACCTGGCGCAGTACGAACCGCAACTGCCGATCGGCCTCAAGACCCTGCTGCAGGAAAACCCCAGCTTCTACCTGCGGGTCTTCCCGACCCGCCGCAGCGCTGCTGCGCCGCAGCGTATCTATGACGCCACGCGTTTCAATGCACAGAATGCCGAGCTGATTTCCGGTGGCAATGGTGTGCAGGGCGCAGCTGCCGGCGTGCCGTTCCCTCTGCCGCAGACCGGCCAGGAGGCCATCTGGAACCACGTCATGCGTTACCGCGGCGACCAGATCAGCATGGCCACCAACCAGGCGGCGGTGCTCGCCAACGGTAGCTACAACCTGCTCAAGCTCGAGCGCGACGTCTACTTCCTCTATGGCCGCGAAGGCGTTGCCCCGCAGGATCTGGACAACACCCTGTTCTATTACAAGTACAAGGTGGTAGCGCCGGCCAAGCTGGCCGGCTCGGCGCTGGTGGTGCAGGAGACCCTCGACCAGGTGCTGGCGATTCGCAAGGCCTGGCGCTTCAATCGTGGTGAGCGCCGTGTGCGCCGCCTGCCGATGCTTGCCTACGACACCCTGCAACCCGACACCAATGGCATGGCCACTGCCGACCAGGTTGACTCCTACAATGGCGCACCGGATCGCTACGAATGGCAGCTGCTGGGCAAGCGCGAGATGCTGGTGCCCTACAACAGCTATGCCGTGCACCAGAAGGGCATTCCCTACGCCGACATCCTGCAGGCCAAGCACATCAATCCGGAATTGCTGCGTTACGAGTTGCACCGCGTCTGGGTGGTGGAGGCGGACCTGCGCACCGGCTTCAGCCATCCGTATGGCAAGCGTCGTTTCTATCTCGACGAGGACAGCTGGCAGATCCTCGCGGTCGATCTGTATGACCGTAATGGCAACCTGATCGGCCTGCAGGAAGCTCACCCGATCAGCTACTACGACGTGCCGATGTTCGGCTCGACCCTGGAGACCATCTATGACCTCAAGGGCGGCCGCTACTTCGCCGACGGCCTGGATAACAACGAGAAGATGTACGACTTCAACGCCAGGTTGAGCCCGCGTGACTTCACCCCGCAGGCGCTGCGCCGCGAAGGCAACTGA
- the trmB gene encoding tRNA (guanosine(46)-N7)-methyltransferase TrmB: MTDTQQPELTEDGRQRRTIKSFVMRAGRMTEGQQRGIDKGWPLFGLELEDGLRDFDQVFGRSAPRTFEIGFGMGHSTLEMAAAAPEQDFIGVEVHKPGVGALLNGAMTQNLSNLRVYSCDALEVLRDCVADASLDRVLLFFPDPWHKSRHHKRRIVQPAFAELVRSKLKVGGVLHMATDWENYAEHMLEVMNAAPGYRNLAADGTYVPRPEERPVTKFERRGERLGHGVWDLKFQRQE; this comes from the coding sequence ATGACCGATACCCAACAGCCCGAACTGACCGAAGACGGTCGCCAGCGCCGTACCATCAAGAGCTTCGTGATGCGTGCCGGGCGCATGACCGAAGGTCAGCAGCGTGGCATCGACAAGGGCTGGCCGCTGTTCGGCCTCGAGCTGGAAGACGGCCTGCGCGACTTCGACCAAGTGTTCGGTCGCAGCGCACCGCGCACCTTCGAGATCGGCTTCGGCATGGGCCACTCCACCCTGGAGATGGCTGCTGCTGCGCCTGAGCAGGATTTCATCGGTGTCGAGGTACACAAGCCTGGCGTGGGTGCGCTGCTCAACGGTGCGATGACGCAAAACCTCAGCAACCTGCGGGTCTACAGCTGCGATGCGCTGGAGGTGCTGCGTGACTGCGTGGCCGACGCCAGCCTCGATCGCGTGCTGCTGTTCTTCCCCGACCCTTGGCACAAGTCGCGTCATCACAAGCGCCGTATCGTCCAGCCGGCTTTCGCCGAACTGGTGCGCAGCAAACTGAAGGTCGGCGGCGTGTTGCACATGGCCACCGACTGGGAGAACTATGCTGAGCACATGCTCGAAGTGATGAACGCGGCGCCGGGCTACCGCAACCTGGCGGCCGATGGCACTTACGTGCCGCGCCCAGAAGAGCGCCCGGTTACCAAGTTCGAACGTCGTGGCGAGCGCCTTGGCCACGGTGTATGGGATCTGAAGTTTCAGCGCCAGGAGTGA
- a CDS encoding thiazole synthase, translated as MSQVRSDKPFTLAGRTFQSRLLVGTGKYKDMDETRDAIAASGAEIVTVAVRRTNIGQNPGEPNLLDVISPDKYTILPNTAGCYDAVEAVRTCRLARELLDGHNLVKLEVLADQKTLFPNVIETIKAAEVLVKDGFDVMVYTSDDPIIARQLAEIGCIAVMPLAGLIGSGLGICNPYNLRIILEESKVPVLVDAGVGTASDATIAMELGCEAVLMNSAIAEAQNPVLMARAMQHAVEAGRLAYLAGRMPKKLYASASSPLTGLIN; from the coding sequence ATGAGCCAAGTTCGCAGCGACAAGCCCTTCACCCTGGCCGGTCGTACGTTCCAGTCGCGCCTGCTGGTCGGTACCGGCAAGTACAAGGATATGGACGAGACCCGCGACGCCATCGCCGCTTCCGGCGCCGAGATCGTCACCGTGGCGGTACGCCGCACCAACATCGGCCAGAATCCCGGTGAGCCGAACCTGCTCGACGTGATCAGCCCGGACAAGTACACCATCCTGCCCAATACCGCCGGCTGCTATGACGCGGTCGAGGCCGTGCGCACCTGCCGCCTGGCCCGCGAACTGCTCGATGGTCACAACCTGGTCAAGCTGGAAGTGCTGGCCGACCAGAAAACCCTGTTCCCCAACGTCATCGAGACCATCAAGGCCGCCGAAGTGCTGGTCAAGGATGGCTTCGATGTGATGGTGTACACCAGCGACGATCCGATCATCGCTCGTCAATTGGCCGAGATCGGCTGCATCGCGGTGATGCCGCTGGCCGGCTTGATCGGCTCCGGCCTGGGTATCTGCAACCCGTACAACCTGCGCATCATCCTCGAGGAATCGAAGGTGCCGGTGCTGGTCGATGCCGGCGTGGGCACTGCCTCCGACGCCACCATCGCCATGGAGCTGGGCTGCGAGGCGGTGCTGATGAACAGCGCCATCGCCGAAGCGCAGAACCCGGTGCTGATGGCGCGCGCCATGCAGCATGCCGTCGAGGCCGGTCGCCTGGCCTACCTGGCCGGCCGTATGCCGAAGAAACTCTATGCCAGTGCGTCGTCGCCGCTGACTGGCCTGATCAACTAA
- the thiS gene encoding sulfur carrier protein ThiS, with amino-acid sequence MRIQLNGEPFELPDNQSVADLLVRLDLTGRRVAVELNQDIVPRSQHDSTQLAEGDQVEVVHAIGGG; translated from the coding sequence ATGCGTATCCAGTTGAATGGTGAACCCTTCGAACTGCCGGATAACCAGAGCGTCGCCGACCTGTTGGTTCGCCTCGATCTGACCGGACGCCGTGTGGCGGTCGAGCTCAATCAGGACATCGTTCCACGCAGCCAGCACGACAGCACCCAGCTCGCCGAAGGCGACCAGGTGGAAGTGGTGCACGCCATCGGCGGCGGCTGA
- a CDS encoding DUF423 domain-containing protein, with amino-acid sequence MARLWLLLSAFAGFTGVALGAFAAHGLKHRLTPEYLAVFQTGTHYQLTHALALFGVGLLAMHAPGRLVNLAGGAFALGILLFSGSLYLLTLSGIGKLGIITPFGGVAFLVGWLCLGLSAWKLT; translated from the coding sequence ATGGCCCGTCTCTGGCTACTGTTGTCCGCATTCGCCGGTTTCACCGGTGTCGCTCTGGGCGCGTTCGCGGCCCATGGTCTGAAGCACAGGCTGACTCCCGAATATCTGGCGGTGTTCCAGACCGGTACGCATTACCAGCTGACTCACGCGCTGGCCCTGTTCGGCGTCGGCCTGCTGGCGATGCATGCGCCCGGACGGTTGGTGAACCTGGCTGGCGGCGCCTTCGCGCTGGGTATCCTGCTGTTCTCCGGCAGTCTCTATCTGTTGACCCTCAGCGGCATCGGCAAGCTCGGTATCATCACGCCTTTCGGTGGCGTCGCCTTCCTCGTTGGCTGGCTGTGCCTGGGCCTGAGCGCCTGGAAGCTGACCTGA
- the mtgA gene encoding monofunctional biosynthetic peptidoglycan transglycosylase, which translates to MLRALTRRLLKLLLWLILASVLLVLALRWVPPPGTALMIERKIESWGSEQPIELKRQWRPWKELPDHLKMAVIAAEDQKFAEHWGFDVGAIQAALAHNQSGGSLRGASTLSQQVAKNLFLWSGRSWLRKGLEAWFTALIEVLWSKERILEVYLNSVEWGDGIFGAEAAAQHHFGVGAPYLNRQQASQLAAVLPNPLRWSAGRPNGYVVRRAAWIRQQMNQLGGSHYLDLLKAARPDWWPRWL; encoded by the coding sequence ATGCTCCGAGCCCTGACCCGCCGCCTGCTTAAACTGCTGCTCTGGCTGATCCTGGCCAGCGTACTGCTGGTGCTTGCTCTGCGCTGGGTGCCGCCGCCCGGTACGGCGCTGATGATCGAGCGCAAGATCGAATCCTGGGGCAGCGAACAGCCCATCGAGCTGAAGCGCCAGTGGCGCCCCTGGAAAGAACTCCCGGATCACCTGAAGATGGCGGTGATCGCCGCTGAAGACCAGAAATTCGCCGAACACTGGGGGTTCGATGTCGGCGCTATTCAGGCGGCGCTGGCACATAACCAGAGCGGCGGCTCACTAAGAGGCGCCAGCACCCTCAGCCAGCAGGTGGCGAAGAACCTGTTTCTCTGGTCCGGACGCAGTTGGCTGCGCAAAGGGCTGGAAGCCTGGTTCACCGCACTGATCGAAGTGCTCTGGTCGAAAGAGCGCATCCTTGAGGTGTACCTCAATAGCGTCGAGTGGGGCGATGGCATCTTTGGCGCCGAAGCCGCGGCACAACACCATTTCGGTGTCGGCGCGCCTTATCTCAATCGCCAGCAGGCCAGCCAGCTGGCAGCGGTGCTACCCAATCCACTGCGCTGGAGCGCTGGTCGCCCGAATGGCTACGTGGTGCGACGCGCCGCCTGGATTCGCCAACAGATGAACCAGCTGGGTGGCAGCCACTACCTCGACCTGCTCAAGGCAGCGCGCCCAGACTGGTGGCCACGCTGGCTGTAA